The Dioscorea cayenensis subsp. rotundata cultivar TDr96_F1 chromosome 16, TDr96_F1_v2_PseudoChromosome.rev07_lg8_w22 25.fasta, whole genome shotgun sequence sequence taatttaatttatcttaattattatCTAAAATACCAAAccgaaaataaataaataaatgaataaggatgaaaatataaaaataagtagattaaaaaaaacctccGAAATATCTTTTTGCAACTTGTTGATGAGCATTAAATGCTTTTCAGGTTGGCAGTTCAGACATTATCAGAGATGTACTAAATATtgtgccaatatatatatatatttttatatattaacaaattaaattcatgtGATCAATCATCTCCTCATTCTTTGCATGTACCGTAACCATTTCATCAATGAATCATAAACCAAATCTCTGTgagttatatatacatatatatggattgaattatatactaaataattaaataattaaatgactTTTTAACAcatgatcataaaaaataaaattcatttttttaccttttcaaTTCAATGTAATTATCCACAACGAGATAGTCATTTTAAGAATTTCACTAAAAATCCAAAcatatgatgtatatatatatatatatatatgaattattattgtacattttttttactattaccATAAATTTTAGTATTTCAACTCATTCACCGACACATAACTACAAAAACAAATCCACACACTCTCTCTCCAAGACAAAGTATACCTTCTTGTCCAACTAATAAATGTCTAAAATAAAAGCATTTTTATTAACTTACTTGTCTCCCTCCCTTGTCTCTCTCCACCACAACTTTCTCACTATTCCAAAATAACAAGATTTGTTAGCCAACAAACTACTATTCTTGCCCCCAAAAACAAACACTTcttctcaataataaaatatatatatatatatatatatatatttatattgatatcaACTACATGATCTCTTAACAAGATCTGTTGGCAAAACTAATTAATCAGTGGGGAAACATGGCAGCAAAGACATCACACTCTTGTACCACTACAAAACCAATTAGCACCTCATAAACCCTTTCTTGATACCTTCCCACCACCTTCCCATGTACCTTATAATAACACACTCAACACCACCAACACCACCTTCCTCTCCATATCTATCTTCATctacattcattcattcattcattaattcattGATCATTTTAACAAtgccatcttcatcatcatcatcatcatcatcaatgatGATATCTCCGACGAAGCTTCGATCAGACTTATACTCATTACCGGAGAGCGAAGAGACGCCGTCGGTGATATCGGTCTTAGCTTCATTGGTGGAGAGAGTGATAGCAAGGAATGAGAGGATTAATGGAGGGGAATGCAGTAGTAGATTTGGTATTGGAAATGAGAGAGTTTTGGACATGAGTGTCAAGTGTTTCATGGAAAGAATATTTAGGTATGCAAAGGTGGCACCACCAGTGTATGTGGTTGCATATGTTTATATGGATAGGTTGGCTAATTTCAATCCTGAGTTTAGGATTTCTTATGCCAATGTTCATCCTTTGCTCATCACTGCCATCATGGTTGCTTCCAAAATTTGTTGAAGATTTGTGAGTATAATTAATActtcattcttttattaattttctttcttttctttcttcttgtgaATTTTCTTCTCATCTATCAatctatttgaaaaatattgaacAGGAATTACAGGAACTCATACTTTGCAAAGGTGGGGGGATTAACAACAGAAGAGATGAATAGACTTGAgattgatttcttatttatgATGAGATTCAAATTGCATGTGAATG is a genomic window containing:
- the LOC120278989 gene encoding LOW QUALITY PROTEIN: cyclin-U2-1-like (The sequence of the model RefSeq protein was modified relative to this genomic sequence to represent the inferred CDS: deleted 1 base in 1 codon), coding for MYLIITHSTPPTPPSSPYLSSSTFIHSFINSLIILTMPSSSSSSSSSMMISPTKLRSDLYSLPESEETPSVISVLASLVERVIARNERINGGECSSRFGIGNERVLDMSVKCFMERIFRYAKVAPPVYVVAYVYMDRLANFNPEFRISYANVHPLLITAIMVASKFVEDLNYRNSYFAKVGGLTTEEMNRLEIDFLFMMRFKLHVNVSVYESYCMHLEREVSIGGGYQIERTLRFMLMCSHDEDNVSSFSSSSSKYKYIRKSTTNVPFNQQHLAKVL